Genomic window (Alligator mississippiensis isolate rAllMis1 chromosome 4, rAllMis1, whole genome shotgun sequence):
CTTCTTATGGGaagcccccacctccagcaggcTGCACAGCTTGGCCACAGCACCATGAAGATCACTGACTCCTTCTgcagagccagcattttcttttcagttagTTTTCTTTTTATCCCCCTGCACACTTTgcaggcaatgccagatttcatGATTTCTACCAAATCTGCAAAATCCTGGTTTTGGGAGGTCCCTACATCATGCTCTATTGGGTTCTGCTCCAGGTCAACTCTTGCATTTTGGTCCCTGAAGCAATAGCTTCTCtgagattttgaaaaataaaaagatcaaGTGCCTAAAATTCTCTGAAAAATTCCCAAACATGGCCAAGAAATGGCAACACTTCACAGCCTATTTCTCATCCTGTAGGCCACAATAAGCACTATGTTCACAGGTCATTCAGCAAGACCATTTTtcaaaaacagcagcagaaaacCATCTCAAGGTACCTGTGGCAAAGCATTTGGACTAAATCTGGCACTGCTCATGGAGAGCCAGAAACAAGGACCAGCAATCCAGAACAactgcacaccccacacccagAGAGGTGTTGAGTGCAACTGTGCACAGATAGCCAAGAAGTATCAATTGGCCAGGTTGGCTGGAAAAAATCAAGAGGTTTCTAAGCAAAGCTAAGAGATCTTAGACGCCTTCTAATAGATGTAGTGGGGTCAAAAAGTCTCTTTTAGAACAGAGCTTGATCGCTTCAGGAAATAGACTATATGACATGGCGCCCGCAACAGCAGAAAGACTCAGTATCTCCAGAAGCCCCTTCTAGCCCTATATTCCTATAAAAGGTCCCACACCACAGCACTGGATACACAGGGGAAACTGGAATTGCTCCAGCATAACGGATTCTCACGACTCTCACCAGAGGTTAAGAATCCTAGATTTGGGTACCTGTGAGATGTCCGCTACTTATAGAAAAGAAACACTAGAGAGCTCTCACCTTCCATCCCTTGTCTGAAACACAAATTAGTAAGGAAGAGTAATTCCCacatctatttattttaaatctgtacATATAgtgccagatcttcagctgggtTGGAGTagtgcccagagcagctgggTTGTGTGTAAAGCTGGCTCTTTGTTGCCTTTGTGGTTCCCTAATGTgtgtctggccagcagccagtttGGCCAACAGTGAAATATATGTAGAGCAGCCTATCCCCATCCATTTTGCTGAATACTATGAGAAAGGAGCCATGGAGTATCTCTGTCCATCTAGGGACTCCTCTTACCCCAAGAGGAAATCCCTGCATAGTTAAATCCTACCAGGGAATATTTCCCATACTATTTCTTTTACTTCAGCCTACTGCAATGAACAATTCAGGATGACTTATATTATGAAGCCTGCCTTTCATATCCATTGATTTGTCCCATACCATCCAAGCAGTAAAAGAGAGGCTGGCAACAGCTCTGGTACTATCATCCTATACTGGCAACTACAAAAGACAAAACTTGCCAGGAGATTTGCCTCCAGCTGAAAGCAGTAgaggttttcattttttgaaactGAAGGCTTGAATCGTCTGGAAACATTGCCTTTACCTACCTGTGAGCAGTCAACAGATTTGTTACCAAGGGTCTCCCTCTTCTTGCTTATATAGCAGATCAATAagtacaattttttaaaataatcacaAGAGTCTGACCTGGTAAACGTAAAGATCGCTCCGTTCATGGTGCCAAAGCAGGACAGAGCAACCAGGATGGGAACCACCGAGATAAGTCTTTGGAAAGCATGTTGTGCAAAACTCTAAAGGGAAAACATATTTGGCTACAGAAACACTGTGCTAGCCCCTATACAATATCTGACTTAATAGAAATAGCTAGATGAATGTCTACTAGGAAGCCTGAAATGCAATGTCACGTAATCCCAAGCTTTGTCCTCCCTCTCCCACTGACATCTTGGTCTCTAGTTCTTTCCTCACTTCCTGCAGCAAGACTGCAAGATATTATTAGTGCCTGATACTTCAGAGAAGTAACAGAGCTGATGGCCTTTCTGCTACAAAATCCATTTCCTAGATTCATCCCTACTCCCATCTATTTAGAGTAAATTGATCCCTTTGAAGGAAAATAATAATGGAATATTACTCACTACAGCCACAGCCTGGAAGACCAGGACATCCTCTGCTGTCAGGACTGTATAATAGGAAACATTGGTGAGCATATATCCTACAATTACAGTAATCACAGACACGATCACTGCCAGCGGgatatttctaaaaaaaaagggggggggggggaggggcaggagacagAGATAATAAACAGAGCTGTTATCTTCTTTTCACTCGCATCATTACTACAGGTAGCAGATGCCACTATCAGcagtgagaagaaccagcagtcATTTGCTCTTCCCATATAAATTGTAGCTTATTATGAAATAAGTGCATCACCAGTAGCTGCTCTGACAGGATATCCCCCTAATCTTACCGTTCTGGTCGGACAAGTTCTTCCCGCACAAAGCTAGCCTGAAACCTGCAGAGTGAAAGAAGGCAGGTTATGGAAGAGTGTGAACAATGGTCCTGGAGCACCTTTAAAAGTGTTTCTTCTTTTATAGGACCCTGACTGTACCTACCAGCCTGAATACGCAAACATCCCTGCATAAAAAGCCAAGGGCAGCTTGTCCAAAGCCAGTGACTGACTGTTGAAAGCATCCTGGAAATTTTCAGTGTGGCCTAAATAGGAGATTAGCAGAGAGTTACAGGGCAATGGCAACAGAAATACTATCTCTAGTGGTCAGATAAATATATGGACAAGGTTCAGTTTCTCTCTGCCTCAGACAACCCTAGAGACTGTGATGGCAGGATCTTCCAGCCTGTTTGGATTTGCTTTCCTAGGTTAGTTCTTAGCTGTGCTGACTCATCTGGTTCTGGGCAGTACCTGAGGTTATGCGAGTCAATAATCTTCAGGGCAGGTTTTTAAAGGACAGTAACAAGGCCTGgttctctctctcatacatatCATGgtgctgtggaggccccagtTGGCCTATTCTCCACTTGCAGAAAACCTCCTCCCAGAACTGACATAACATTTCCTGGCCTGAACTCTCTCATCAGTGGACCCCACACAGCtagatttgcactttattttCATGTCATGCAGTCAATGAGGCAGCTAACAACACTTGCTGTGCTATTCCCCATTCCTCCATATAAGCATTGACCCATGCTCCCTGTGGTACAAAGCAtaggaacaaagaaaaaaagagatgaagAACTCTAGGAGGGAGCACAAGAAAAAGCAGAGTCAGTTCTCcattgcagctgcttctggagaggacctgtccctgcctccccctcccactatCACTCTGCTGATTGTTGGGAGAGAAAACTAAAGAGACCAAGGGCTCACATAGGTAAAAATAAAAACCGGCTCATTTTATCAGATCCCACCATTTTCAAAAGGAGGCAAATGAAAACAGTACTGTCAATGCGGGTCTTGCTTTATTTCCAACAGAAATgaaggaaaagaggaggaaagaaaggataATGAACCTTTTTCTTGTTGATGAAAACCACACTCAGAAAGGGTTTGGACACAGGTCACATTTTATCAAACCCCACAAAAtctaggaaggagagggagacagATGAATGGTTCCAGCTCCAAGGAAGAGGAGCAATATAggataaaagaattaaaataattaaagaaaataagTCCCAACATTTACAAACTTTGGCAGCCTATATAGTGAATCACCTACACCTATATTTACATTGTAGTAGCTGCAGTAATCATCTTAAACCAGGACAAAAGCCTAGTTCCCCTGGAAGTTATTCTCTCCAAGCAAACTGCTTTTACATGGAGCCTTTTTTCTAACTTCTAGCTCAGCCTGTGTCTGCCTTTTAGGCCTGAGGAAGAGTACTCAATGCCCAAAGCTTTCCAACAGTGGCATAACAAAATGGAGCAGGGCAACCAGGGCACCTACCCCAGGTGTCAATTCAAAGGGGGCATTAGAaaggcagcccccagggagcctgcgctgccactgcagcccatgTTGGAAAAGTTTGAGCCAAAAAAGCTGCAGCCCATGACACCAGCGTCACTACTATCTCAGCCTGCACAAGAAGGCAAGTGCTCCTTCCCCCGGTGCCAGCCCAGGAGCCAAAACTTCAAGTTACACTTCTGTCAGCCAACAGCTCTctcaactatacagctggtccaacaaAAGGTATTACAAAAAACCATTGCTCCTGGAAATCTAATTCTGGAGTTCACAGGCTAACTCAAATTTGCAAGTACTGGCTCAAGTGCTTCTGAAAGTAAAATAATTGAAGTAAAACAGTAAAAGGGGAAACAAAAATGCAACAGAAGGAAGTAAACAAATATCAcccgtaaaaggaaataaaaggaaactTATGAAAATAAGAATCAATTGGAAAAGAAGCTTCATCTGAAGAAAACTGAACAGAAAGTGATGTTGGCCCCTGTTGTGGCATTCTAAAACGTTGGGCATACAAAGGATTTATTGGTGGTGATATCTTAATGAGTGATTTTTACAATCCTCCGGAGTCATATTAAGTGGAACCTGTAATTCCTGGAGCTTTTAGCAACTTCTCTTCCCAGATGTCACTGGCACTGCTTCTCCTACCGAGGGGATAGTGCCAGGGGCTCCAGATTGTCATCTGAAGGTGTTATGAGCAATAATGGCTGAGGATTTCTGCCTGCAGAGCAACCCCTCATTTTAGAAATGTTGCCAGCTTGAAGGGTTTTTTCATGTTCAGAAAAAACAAATCCAGACATGAGAGAGAAATATAAAATGTTCATCTTGATGCCTTTGTTGTTTGCTCTTCATTGGAAGATACAGCTTAAGGACAAAAAATACTGATTATCCCTTGAGTGTGAACAGCATGGCTTGTTTATATGGGAAAGTTAGATCAGTATAAGCTAAGGTGCATATTTAAACATATACATTGGTATGACTACTAATTTGGGCATTCCTATATTGGTGTAGGTATACAGGGAACTTTTGTGGCTTAGCTTAAATTGTGTAGACAAGTCCTTAATACAGGGATTCTCAGCCAGAGTGCTTCATCACTctagggtgccatgcaatgttagcactgttacatgcaaacatgattcacaagataaaccagagatttcaaataggtgtcaaaaacattctgacctgttgtggcctttctgagttctttgcaacagaagaattgcactattatttttctatagtcaaaacatgagtgaaagctaaacgcttgcattttccaaggtgtACCTTGAGTCACAAAAGGGTGAGAACCACCACCATAACGAACGCTGCCCTCAAGATCACAGCTGAGCTGGCATACCTTGAGCCAGAAGCATCATCCCTGGCACAATGATGAGTGTGAGAGCCGCAAGCTTGATGACAGACAGGAAAGTCTGAAGCTGGGCACTCCAGCTGACACTCCAAGAGTTCAGGATAAGGACTATAtctggaggaagagaaggacaAACCAATGAATAGCATACATAGCTGGGATTCTAAACAAAGAAGGTTATTCTCATATTTTTCCCCACTGcctccatttatttttattagcatGCTGAATACAGGCGCAGCAACACTCTTTGCCCTGGGTCCTGGGAAGAATTTTCAGTGACAGGtgttatataataataaaagaatgACCTGAAGTGTAATGTTTGAAAAGGAAGCAGAGGTTACAGACTTGAGAGTGGAGCACAATTCGGTTAGTTTCCCTCACATTTCCTGCTATGTTATCTGTGCCCAACTGCTGGAATAATCCATCACTGCACTTTTCATCTCAACTTCTCTGCCTCACCACAATCTTCAAGTTAGTCTACTACAACTCAGGAAGTATGGAAGCTTCTACCCATCCACTGAACTAATTAATTGTCATGGATGACTCTGAATCACATGCCCATAAGTTTGATGGAGCTTGTTGACCCATATGCACAATATCTATTCCCAGCAACAGAATACATATAGTCCAGCTTTTTCCAGTGCCTGTCTTCCAGTATGACCCCATCCCTACAGAACTCCTTGGCAACACTGAATCACAAGTAAAAAGAAGGCTTTAAAATCCTTGACAATCGCACAGCTTTCATTTCCCTGTTAATCTGATACCTGTGCTCAGTCTGCAACCACTTCTACTTCTCAGCCAGCTCCACCATCTAGAGACCTGTTCACCAGGTTTATTCAGCAAACCTTTACAGATAAGATGTACCCAAACCAGAAACCTGGATCCAAAAAAAACTACCCTGAGCTCTTTGGGCGGCTTAGAATTTAAAACAGACTGCAAATTCCACAGCCTTCCTTATATTGAGATGAGCCCAAACATTAGATGCAAGGCACCTGTGAATTACAGGGGAAGAGTCTAAAACATGAACTCAAATATTATGATTTGGGCCCAATCTTAATTTATACTTACAGTACCCCAGAAGAGCCACAAGCTtcacagcaggaagaggagctaCACAGGGGGCAAAAAATGGCTCCAATATATAGCGTCCAAATGCCAAAGAAACCACTGCACTGTTCGCTGGCCTAGGAGAAAGATTCAGAAAATTTTAAAACTGATCTCACTTGACAGTCACAACAAAAATATGAGTGAAAGCAACATTTCCTACTTTCTAAAACCGTACTTATTTCTAGGATGGACCAAATCCAAAGCATTTTCAGCACACAAGAACCTGAGGAAGTTCAAAAAGTGACAGAAATGgaggatttaaaataaaattagcagCTATTCTTCATTGCTACCTCACTACCAAGATAATAAAATAAGGGTACTAAAATAGTTGAAAGTTGTTTTCCCATGCAGATACAATGTGCATATTGCCTTCTGCCTTTTATTACTGCAAGACTGAAAGTAGCTTAAAACGCACAAAGTGAGAAAGCGCTGAAGTATACAAGGCGGCCCTATGACTTCCAATacctccctgcaggtggcaaaaAACAAATCTTACCTGATAGCAAAGTACTCAGCCCAAAGAAATAAGAAACTTGGCAAAGGTCCCAGAGTCTCCAGAATATAGATATAATGTCCTCCAGACTTGGTGATTCTTGTTCCAAGTTCTGCATAACACAAGGCACCTGGAACAGTTCAGGTAGAGAAGTGTTTAAACTGTCCCATGGATTTGCCCCAAGATTTTAATTACTAGTTTTCTTGAAAAttcacttataaaaaaaaaaaaaagaaacaataatgCTGGTTCCAACCAAGACTGCTTTATTTTGCTTAGACACGCTGGTTGGTTTAATGATATAAAACTTCTCAgtggaattaattttaaaaatcatgttgGAGAACATTTGGACTTGCCTACAGAGTTTTtcttctccactatttacctAGATCTAGGCCCTACCACATACGAATCTCAGCTCAAAATGtgtaaaaaagataaaataaattataaatatgtgGCACCTCAGAGCTTAACTGTTCCCATTTGAAGCTAGATGGGGAGTAAGAGCTACAACCAGCCTGCACAAAGAGCGCTCTCTCAAAATTTTGTGATCAAAGGAAATTCTTGTTGTATAATAAGGTGAATTTCATCCATGAGCAAAAAGATTAGATTAAACAATATTTAATAAAGCAGCATGACTCTTGACCCGAGTACCCCAGACTTGTTGCTAATATAGCTTCTAGAGCAGAAATCACCTTGGAGAAATTTCATAAGATTCAATGCATGACCATTCACCAGTGCTATTGCCTGCATCTGTTCCTCCGTCAGTTctaaggaagggcacttgatgtcCAGAAACTTGTCCAACAACTCTCCCAGCCATACAggtgatccaataaaagatataatgaaaaatccttgcttctcatcTATTCATGTGAGCTAGCTAACTAAGAGGACTACATTAGTGAACAGAAATTACTAATGGACAGACTGAGATAAAATATGAatgagttggggggaggggggaatataaagaaaaaaaacctcacaatcAGAGGTgtaaaatttaatttatataaCAATACAAAAATTCAAAGTTACTTTTTCTACAGCTTCAAACTAGTCACATTCTATGAACATAATCTGGTTGTTTTACAGCAGATCCAGTAATTTAAAGTTATACACAGCAGATGACATGAGATGACTTTCCAGTTGCCTGTGCTTTATAAAACTTTCAACCACATTACAATAAGAATTTGTTTTCACATGGAATTGTCCAGGtttaattgctttatttttgtttggtttggttttgttaagCTTTCAAAGGTGGAAAAACTTTAAAGTCACATGAGGAAATAAACACAGAGCACAACTGCACCCCTACCCCTAGGGTAGAACAATTCCCATGTCTCAGCCCACACATGGCTCCACATTAAAAGGTCTTAAGTCATGAGTTACCCCTCAGTTCCCACCGTCAATCCAACTGAACAAGCAATCCCTAGAATTTCACAGATGTTGGACCTTCAGTTCTCCGGCACTAAGATGACAGGATTTATTTTTGTATACTGTGTTCCCACCTTACCTTGCCCTGAGAAGCAAAGCAAGGCCTTTATCACAGATATAAATTATTTGCTAGGCAGAAGGTAAAGCAAAGATgacaccttagaaactaactgggttcagagaggcatgagctttcacaggcagCAATTTACTTCTTCAAATGCTGCGATGAAAAAGTTTTGTTAGTTTCCCCATCTaccaaaaaattaaaaggaagacTAAAGAAACTCATCACCCACCAAACAGAGAGAGAATCCCGCAGGCAAGCCAGATGATCAAGGAGAGACCCACATTGCCAGAGTTTCTCAACACCCCTTTTGGGGAGATAAAGATGCCACTGCCCACCATGCTGCCAATAAGGAGTGAAAAAGCTCTCAGCAGAGTGATCTTTTTCCTCAAGAACACAGCCTCCTCCTCTTTCTTGGCTTTTCCCATGGTCTCTCCAATTCTAGGGAAGGGGATGGGATTCTTGAAGATGAAGTTGTGACTCAAGCTTCCTTATGGGTCCTTCCCAATCCCGCTGTCAACAGTGCTTACCTGTGGTAGAAGACAAAAGACAAGgttttgtggagttttttttgGAGACAACTATTAAAGAGGCCTTACAATAATCATCAAAATCTGCTGAGTCAACACTCCTTACCCATAAGGTGCCTTTGACTAAACACACTCTAGTTGTACATGATATACCCCTATTATCTCTCACATCAGTTTTGGGAATAGAGCTGGTTGGTTGACTCTTGTGCATCCAGTGGTTGCAAAGAACAAGATTTGCAAATCTCTCTGATGACTTTGGACACCAAACTGTGGATGCAACCAGCCTTAGTTGCCTTACTGGGACCCACATTTTTACACAGACTGACTACACACCCTTTAAAAGTCAAGCCTTTTAAAGATATTTCCTGTTGTGCACCCCTAAAAAAAGGGCCTAACAATATTACCAGCCATCCTTGAAAATCTTGGCCTGaagaactttttctttttaatgcagaACAGTACTAAATGGCTGGTTTAATAAATATTTGGTATAAAAATATTCAGTACAGCTCTTTTGAGGGCAGGAAAGAAGATGAAATTAagctcccactttttttttttttttaaacaactcaTTAAAACTAGGCTTTCAACAGACTATTTTTCTCATTGTTATTAATTATACTTTGAGTGGAAGAAGCCTCCACTTGCAAAATTTAGATCCATTTGAATACTGAAATCATATTCATCAAACCCTTAGAAATTTGGGAAGCAGTTTATAAAATTTGTCTCATCACTTATTGTGACCCTCCTTTGaccaaaaatgtaaagaaaaagacCTTGCATTTAAGCCTAGTTTAAGGGATCTTTATTTTTTGCTATTTATTTCTCAATGCAATTTTATACCCATTACTGTTGTGGTCACGTATAGAAATTTGGAGACCAAGACTCATTCAAATGCTTTATTCAGGTTTCTTCTAGCTTTCTAGGGCAGTGGACCCTTTGTGactaccttaaaaaaaaactgaaaaaataaattaaaaagttatGCACACCATTTATGGGTTTTACTGCAAATGAGCTGGCAAACAAAATTTAAGGCCAATTACAATCCTAGCTAAAACTAATTACACCAACTAAAATGAACAACACAGTTATCAAATCATGGTTACAATAGGAATCAAAATCAATTAGTGTTTTCATTAAGCAGACCAACACAAGAATGCAAGCAAGATTCAAAATCATGAAGCTGTTTTAAGTGTGACTGACTTGCAAAACACCACTCCCACAATTTTACAAAGGAAAGGCTGCTCCCCAACCCTTTCAGGCAGTGGCTAGGCCCCTCAAGGTTACTACTAATTAAATGGCA
Coding sequences:
- the LOC102565133 gene encoding cystine/glutamate transporter — encoded protein: MGKAKKEEEAVFLRKKITLLRAFSLLIGSMVGSGIFISPKGVLRNSGNVGLSLIIWLACGILSLFGALCYAELGTRITKSGGHYIYILETLGPLPSFLFLWAEYFAIRPANSAVVSLAFGRYILEPFFAPCVAPLPAVKLVALLGYYIVLILNSWSVSWSAQLQTFLSVIKLAALTLIIVPGMMLLAQGHTENFQDAFNSQSLALDKLPLAFYAGMFAYSGWFQASFVREELVRPER